CGGCCACACCTGTGGCGCAGCGGCGGAGGAAGCGGCCGGAGGTCCGCGCAGACGGCTCGGCGCCCGGCGGCACCATGACGGTGGGTGCGCGGCTGGGCGTCAAGGCGAGGGGCAGGTACTCCCGCCGCGGGCCCGGTGACGACCAGGTCTCCATCCTGCCCGgcgaggaggaggcggaggaagCGGCGGCGGCTGGGGGCAGCGCGGGGgccccgcgggcggcggcgctggaggaggaggaggaggaggagggcgcTGCCTCCAGGAAGGTGCGCTTCGCCCTCCTGCCCGACTCCTACGAGCCCCTGCGC
The DNA window shown above is from Grus americana isolate bGruAme1 chromosome 3, bGruAme1.mat, whole genome shotgun sequence and carries:
- the C3H1orf115 gene encoding required for drug-induced death protein 1 yields the protein MTVGARLGVKARGRYSRRGPGDDQVSILPGEEEAEEAAAAGGSAGAPRAAALEEEEEEEGAASRKVRFALLPDSYEPLRPPRAGSKRPYGKRLKKYGKNVGKALQKGCHYLVVGLQGLATAYSAPFGVAAQVASFIR